Proteins encoded in a region of the Diabrotica undecimpunctata isolate CICGRU chromosome 10, icDiaUnde3, whole genome shotgun sequence genome:
- the LOC140452025 gene encoding uncharacterized protein, with protein sequence MCKALKYLHEKLLVHRDVKATNIMLYGTYFKLTDFGTVTDLNVQPESTTRSQNPRLTEDEVTRKNLQAKIKPARDILELGLTFSRMMSGLRWSSPTTTKTAPELSPKSDDNELMKFSDSFRAIIKRMIGTELLTPPTAAEILKFDDMKATAERWEKNLRTVYTTTNLEDLEEKFNIPKQQQEKDEALNLPGCSKNP encoded by the exons ATGTGCAAGGCCTTGAAATATCTACATGAGAAATTACTAGTCCATCGAGACGTGAAAGCTACTAATATAATGCTTTACGGCACATATTTTAAGTTGACAGATTTTGGAACGGTTACTGATTTAAATGTG CAACCTGAAAGCACAACAAGGTCACAAAACCCTAGGTTAACCGAAGATGAAGTAACCAGAAAAAATCTCCAAGCCAAAATAAAACCGGCACGCGACATCCTTGAGTTAGGATTAACATTCTCGAGGATGATGAGTGGACTTCGCTGGAGTTCGCCTACTACGACAAAGACAGCACCTGAACTTTCTCCAAAAAGTGACGACAATGAATTAATGAAGT TTTCTGATTCATTTCGAGCAATCATTAAACGAATGATAGGAACTGAATTGCTCACCCCACCAACAGCagcagaaattttaaaatttgacgACATGAAAGCAACCGCTGAAAGATGGGAAAAGAACTTAAGAACCGTATACACT aCGACGAATTTAGAGGATCTGGAggaaaaatttaatattccaaAACAACAACAGGAAAAAGACGAGGCGTTAAATTTACCTGGTTGTTCAAAGAATCCTTAA